Proteins encoded together in one Variovorax paradoxus window:
- a CDS encoding response regulator transcription factor, translating into MSIYVIDDHPLMRDAIVMVLRRLRPAENIVELERLDKLASSVQQRGAPTLFCLDLKLPDTNGVSGVVAVKQVYPNVPIAVYSAAPAADMEDACIEAGADTYIEKSASSAELAAVLRGLLMAGSEEADEPALANNSKLSKRQTQLIAMLDKGMSNRDIATDLEISEHTVKVHLWRLFRRLGVKSRTQALHYARTNGLISSN; encoded by the coding sequence ATGAGCATTTATGTCATCGACGACCATCCCTTGATGCGCGACGCCATCGTGATGGTGCTGCGGCGCCTGCGGCCGGCCGAAAATATCGTCGAGCTCGAGCGGCTGGACAAGCTCGCGAGCTCGGTTCAGCAGCGCGGCGCGCCGACCCTTTTCTGCCTCGACCTGAAGCTGCCTGACACCAACGGCGTTTCGGGTGTGGTCGCAGTCAAGCAGGTCTATCCCAACGTGCCAATTGCCGTCTACTCGGCAGCGCCGGCAGCGGACATGGAAGACGCGTGCATTGAAGCGGGCGCAGACACCTACATCGAAAAGTCGGCCAGCTCGGCCGAACTGGCTGCCGTGCTGCGCGGCCTCCTGATGGCAGGTTCGGAAGAAGCCGACGAGCCCGCGCTGGCCAACAACAGCAAGTTGTCGAAGCGGCAAACGCAGCTGATTGCCATGCTCGACAAGGGCATGAGCAACCGCGACATCGCCACCGACCTGGAGATCAGCGAACACACGGTGAAGGTGCACCTGTGGCGCCTGTTCCGCCGCCTGGGCGTGAAGAGCCGCACGCAGGCGCTGCACTATGCGCGGACCAATGGGCTGATTTCGAGTAACTGA
- a CDS encoding site-2 protease family protein, with translation MDITRQIQTVLILALPVLFAITVPAVIRGRVAAHFGDHTAAAMGRLTLNPIKHIDPIGTLLIPIVLYFATSGALLFGYAKPIPFDPDNLRNPKRDLIWVSLSAPTANFVMALAWAVFFVVLRATDISEPFFVQMAQGGVLVNLVMWAFNLFPLPPLDGGRILAGLLPDGPVQTFFARIEPYGFFIVMALVLTGILRTFWLNPLMTAGSEIIKIFLIPLSASLL, from the coding sequence GTGGATATAACACGTCAGATTCAAACCGTATTGATCCTGGCACTGCCAGTGCTGTTCGCTATCACAGTGCCTGCAGTGATCAGGGGCCGCGTCGCGGCCCATTTTGGTGATCACACGGCGGCCGCCATGGGTCGGCTTACGCTCAACCCAATCAAGCACATCGACCCGATTGGCACACTGCTGATCCCTATCGTTCTCTACTTCGCTACCTCTGGGGCCCTGCTGTTCGGCTACGCCAAACCGATTCCGTTCGACCCGGACAATCTACGCAATCCAAAGCGCGATCTGATATGGGTATCGCTTTCAGCGCCCACGGCCAACTTCGTAATGGCGTTGGCATGGGCGGTATTTTTCGTAGTGCTGCGTGCCACGGACATATCCGAGCCTTTTTTCGTACAAATGGCTCAGGGCGGCGTGCTGGTCAACCTTGTAATGTGGGCCTTCAATCTTTTTCCACTCCCTCCGCTCGACGGTGGCCGTATCCTTGCCGGTCTGCTGCCAGACGGTCCGGTGCAGACGTTTTTTGCGCGCATAGAGCCGTACGGGTTCTTCATCGTGATGGCGTTGGTCTTGACAGGCATCCTTCGAACCTTTTGGCTCAATCCATTGATGACAGCGGGGTCCGAGATCATCAAGATATTCCTCATTCCGCTCTCCGCATCACTGCTCTAA
- a CDS encoding helix-turn-helix domain-containing protein, producing the protein MGKPIAKLPTKEEVQVGFGDAVRALRSDAELTQEQLAASSEMHVTYIGQIERGLKNVSLFNLYRIASALEISPARLLEEAARHPSGSVKHSAGR; encoded by the coding sequence ATGGGGAAACCAATTGCCAAACTGCCAACCAAGGAAGAGGTTCAGGTTGGCTTTGGCGATGCGGTTCGCGCGTTGCGCAGTGACGCCGAACTGACGCAAGAACAGCTTGCCGCATCCAGCGAAATGCACGTGACCTATATCGGCCAGATTGAACGAGGGCTGAAGAATGTCTCGCTGTTCAACCTCTATCGAATTGCCTCTGCGCTGGAGATTTCGCCGGCAAGATTGTTGGAAGAGGCAGCCAGGCACCCATCCGGTTCAGTCAAGCATTCGGCCGGAAGGTAG
- the ppk2 gene encoding polyphosphate kinase 2, translated as MPTSALPDHEDLMQRIARDLIDSYDEELELEIEDRDIGDLDPAARATDKAARQAYFKELFRLQGELVKLQDWVQHSKQKVVILFEGRDAAGKGGVIKRITQRLNPRVARVAALPAPNDRERTQWYFQRYAAHLPAAGEMVLFDRSWYNRAGVERVMGFCTDDEYEEFFRTVPEFEKMLVRSGIKLIKYWFSITDDEQHMRFLGRIHDPLKQWKLSPMDLESRRRWEEYTRAKEIMLERTHIPEAPWWVVQAVDKKKARLNCISHLLGQLPYQEVAHPTVQLPARERHADYLRQPVPASMMVPEIY; from the coding sequence ATGCCGACGAGCGCACTTCCAGACCACGAAGACCTGATGCAACGCATCGCCCGCGATTTGATCGACAGCTATGACGAGGAGCTCGAGCTGGAGATCGAAGACCGCGACATCGGCGACCTCGACCCCGCCGCGCGCGCCACCGACAAGGCCGCGCGGCAGGCCTACTTCAAGGAGCTGTTCCGCCTGCAGGGCGAACTGGTGAAGCTGCAGGACTGGGTGCAGCACAGCAAGCAGAAGGTGGTCATTCTTTTCGAGGGCCGCGATGCGGCGGGCAAGGGCGGCGTGATCAAGCGCATTACCCAGCGCCTGAATCCGCGCGTGGCGCGCGTCGCTGCGCTGCCGGCACCCAACGACCGCGAACGCACCCAGTGGTACTTTCAGCGCTATGCCGCGCACCTGCCGGCGGCTGGTGAAATGGTGCTGTTCGACCGCAGCTGGTACAACCGCGCCGGGGTCGAGCGCGTGATGGGCTTTTGCACCGACGACGAGTACGAAGAGTTCTTCCGCACCGTGCCGGAGTTCGAAAAGATGCTGGTGCGCTCGGGCATCAAGCTCATCAAATACTGGTTCTCCATTACCGACGACGAGCAGCACATGCGCTTTCTCGGGCGCATTCACGATCCGCTCAAGCAATGGAAGCTGAGCCCCATGGACCTTGAAAGCCGCCGCCGCTGGGAGGAATACACCAGGGCGAAAGAGATCATGCTGGAGCGCACCCACATTCCCGAGGCGCCATGGTGGGTGGTGCAGGCGGTCGACAAGAAGAAAGCTCGGCTCAATTGCATCAGCCACCTGCTGGGCCAGTTGCCCTACCAGGAAGTGGCGCATCCGACCGTCCAATTGCCTGCGCGGGAGCGCCATGCCGATTACCTGCGCCAGCCGGTGCCGGCGAGCATGATGGTGCCGGAGATCTACTGA
- a CDS encoding 3',5'-nucleoside bisphosphate phosphatase — MSSILNADLHCHSVVSDGTLTPEELAARAAANGVELWALTDHDEVGGQHRAAAAARANGLRYLTGTEISVTFANETVHIVGLGFDPDDAAMTQGLYDTRGGRGKRAQEMAEGLARVGIHGAYEGALKFVGNPELISRTHFARFLVEQGHCRDTPEVFRKYLTEGKPGYVPHRWASLKDAVHWITAAKGMAVIAHPGRYKFTANEEYALFLEFKAHGGQAIEVVTGSHTTAEYVEYADKALEFDFAASRGSDFHSPDESHCDLGKLPPLPGALTPVWELLSHRIQQ, encoded by the coding sequence GTGTCCTCTATTCTCAATGCCGATCTGCACTGCCATTCCGTGGTCTCCGACGGCACGCTGACGCCCGAAGAACTGGCGGCGCGCGCCGCTGCCAACGGGGTCGAGCTCTGGGCGCTCACCGACCACGACGAAGTCGGCGGACAGCACCGCGCTGCTGCCGCAGCGCGTGCCAACGGCCTGCGCTATCTCACCGGCACCGAGATTTCGGTCACCTTTGCCAACGAAACGGTGCACATCGTCGGCCTGGGCTTCGATCCCGACGATGCCGCCATGACGCAGGGCCTCTACGACACCCGCGGCGGCCGCGGCAAGCGCGCACAAGAAATGGCCGAGGGGCTGGCCAGGGTCGGCATTCATGGGGCTTATGAAGGCGCGCTCAAGTTCGTCGGCAACCCCGAACTGATCTCGCGCACGCACTTTGCGCGCTTCCTGGTCGAGCAAGGGCATTGCCGCGACACGCCTGAGGTGTTCCGCAAGTACCTGACCGAGGGCAAGCCCGGCTACGTGCCGCACCGCTGGGCCTCGCTGAAAGACGCGGTGCACTGGATCACGGCTGCCAAGGGCATGGCCGTCATCGCGCACCCGGGGCGTTACAAGTTCACCGCCAACGAGGAATACGCGCTGTTCCTCGAGTTCAAGGCGCATGGCGGGCAGGCGATCGAGGTCGTCACCGGCAGCCACACGACAGCCGAATACGTCGAATACGCCGACAAGGCGCTCGAGTTCGATTTCGCCGCCTCGCGCGGCAGCGATTTCCACAGCCCCGACGAAAGCCATTGCGATCTCGGCAAGCTGCCACCGTTGCCCGGCGCGCTCACGCCGGTGTGGGAACTGCTCAGCCATCGCATCCAGCAGTGA
- a CDS encoding transporter, translated as MPALHDLAANSYGGDEAGLICGYLFDAAAPEPVRAIDSAQAAAWLDDGAPPSSDSAFLWLHFNLSHAQAERWLLRHARLSDTFYEALHEGLPSTRIERADDSLIAVINDVHFEFSFEPSDISTLWISVGPRLVVTARAKPLRSVDALRTAVKAGDAPRSSTELLEHLLRAQADVLVKIVRGVTSRIDRIEDELLAGRLDHKRARLGVLRRLLVRLQRLLAPEPAALFRLLQGPPAWMAEPDAQELRGSTEEFSVVLRDMQALQERIKLLQEEIAANVNEDNNRSLFVLTVVTVLALPINILAGLFGMNVGGIPLAEHKHGFWIVVAIVASFTAVAAWAAFRKKR; from the coding sequence TTGCCGGCACTCCATGACCTGGCCGCCAACTCGTACGGCGGCGACGAAGCCGGGCTGATCTGCGGCTACCTTTTCGACGCAGCTGCGCCGGAGCCTGTGCGGGCGATCGATTCGGCGCAAGCTGCGGCGTGGCTGGACGACGGCGCGCCTCCCTCGTCGGACTCGGCGTTCTTGTGGCTGCACTTCAACCTGAGCCACGCCCAGGCCGAGCGGTGGCTGCTGCGCCACGCACGGCTCTCCGACACCTTTTACGAAGCACTGCACGAGGGCTTGCCCTCCACGCGCATCGAGCGCGCTGACGATTCGCTGATTGCCGTCATCAACGACGTGCACTTCGAGTTCAGCTTCGAGCCCTCGGACATCTCCACGCTCTGGATCAGCGTGGGGCCGCGCCTGGTGGTTACCGCGCGCGCCAAGCCGCTGCGCTCGGTCGATGCGCTGCGAACGGCGGTCAAGGCCGGAGACGCACCGCGCTCGAGCACCGAACTGCTCGAGCACCTGCTGCGCGCGCAGGCCGACGTGCTCGTAAAGATTGTGCGCGGCGTCACGTCGCGCATCGATCGCATCGAAGACGAGTTGCTCGCTGGCCGGCTCGACCACAAGCGCGCGCGGCTCGGCGTGCTGCGCCGGCTGCTGGTGCGGCTGCAGCGGCTGCTGGCCCCCGAGCCCGCCGCCCTCTTCCGCCTGCTGCAAGGGCCGCCGGCCTGGATGGCCGAGCCCGATGCGCAAGAACTGCGCGGCTCCACCGAAGAGTTTTCGGTGGTGCTGCGCGACATGCAGGCGCTGCAGGAGCGCATCAAGCTGCTGCAAGAAGAAATTGCCGCCAATGTGAACGAAGACAACAACCGCAGCCTGTTCGTGCTGACGGTGGTCACGGTCCTCGCGTTGCCGATCAACATACTTGCCGGCTTGTTCGGAATGAACGTGGGCGGCATTCCGCTGGCCGAGCACAAGCACGGGTTCTGGATCGTCGTGGCCATTGTTGCGAGCTTTACCGCCGTAGCGGCGTGGGCGGCATTTCGCAAGAAGCGCTAG
- a CDS encoding tryptophan--tRNA ligase, whose protein sequence is MASSSPAPLRVLTGITPSGTPHLGNYVGSIRHSVRQSVAPGVESFFFLADYHALIKVQEPALIQRSTLEIAASWLACGLDPERVTFYRQSDIAEITELTWFLTCVTGKGVLNRAHAYKAQLDKNVAKGEDPDSDVTAGLFMYPVLMGADILMFNAHKVPVGRDQVQHIEMARDMAQRFNHQYGEHFTLPDAEIDDAVATLPGLDGRKMSKSYGNTIPLFAPRAQLQKQIASIVTDSRAPGEPKDTEGSALFQIYQAFASAEETGALRKAYAEGIGWGDAKQMLFERIDREVAPLRARYDELMNNPAEIERILLIGAEKARKLSRPFMTELRHAVGLRNLAAGRDKGGARKAAKVAKPSFKQYRERDGLFYFKLLDANGAALLQSRGFASPQEAGRAIAALQQQRGAALAALADQLEPVGTEELSAASAALEALAEATTATSGS, encoded by the coding sequence ATGGCTTCGTCATCCCCAGCTCCCCTGCGCGTCCTGACCGGCATCACGCCGTCGGGCACGCCGCACCTCGGCAACTACGTCGGCTCGATCCGCCATTCGGTGCGGCAAAGCGTGGCGCCGGGCGTGGAGAGCTTTTTCTTCCTGGCCGACTACCACGCGCTCATCAAGGTGCAGGAGCCGGCACTCATCCAGCGCTCCACGCTCGAAATTGCCGCCAGCTGGCTGGCTTGCGGGCTCGACCCCGAGCGCGTCACCTTCTACCGCCAGTCGGACATTGCCGAAATTACCGAGCTGACCTGGTTCCTCACCTGCGTGACCGGCAAGGGTGTGCTCAATCGCGCCCATGCCTACAAGGCCCAGCTCGACAAGAACGTGGCCAAGGGTGAAGACCCGGACTCCGACGTGACGGCCGGTCTTTTCATGTACCCGGTGCTGATGGGCGCCGACATCCTGATGTTCAACGCGCACAAGGTGCCCGTGGGGCGCGACCAGGTGCAGCACATTGAAATGGCGCGCGACATGGCGCAGCGCTTCAACCACCAGTACGGCGAGCACTTCACGCTGCCCGACGCCGAGATCGACGATGCCGTCGCCACCCTGCCCGGCCTGGACGGCCGCAAGATGAGCAAGAGCTACGGCAACACCATTCCGCTGTTTGCGCCCCGCGCCCAGCTGCAAAAGCAGATTGCCAGCATCGTCACCGACTCGCGCGCGCCCGGCGAGCCCAAGGACACCGAAGGCTCCGCGCTGTTCCAGATCTACCAGGCGTTTGCCAGCGCCGAAGAAACCGGGGCGCTCCGCAAGGCATACGCCGAAGGCATCGGTTGGGGCGATGCCAAGCAGATGCTGTTCGAGCGCATCGACCGCGAAGTTGCGCCACTGCGCGCCCGCTACGACGAACTGATGAACAACCCGGCCGAGATCGAGCGCATTCTGCTCATCGGCGCCGAAAAGGCCCGCAAGCTCTCGCGCCCCTTCATGACCGAACTGCGCCATGCGGTGGGGCTGCGCAACCTTGCGGCGGGCCGCGACAAGGGCGGAGCCCGCAAGGCGGCCAAGGTCGCCAAGCCGAGTTTCAAGCAGTACCGCGAGCGCGACGGGCTGTTCTATTTCAAACTGCTCGATGCGAACGGCGCGGCCCTGCTGCAAAGCCGTGGTTTCGCGTCGCCGCAGGAGGCCGGGCGCGCGATTGCCGCCTTGCAGCAACAGCGCGGCGCGGCCTTGGCTGCGCTCGCCGACCAGCTCGAGCCGGTCGGCACTGAAGAATTGAGCGCCGCGAGTGCGGCGCTGGAAGCACTGGCGGAGGCAACAACCGCAACCAGCGGGAGTTGA
- the shkS gene encoding surface-behavior sensor histidine kinase ShkS, with the protein MANASITSVTPVPASADEAESWVRGELIRSLMRSARGSYIVSAALMPLMVGLNWSYIPHRELLTWLAFGLVATAFRAWGARVYAVRYAGRSAAAQLQFTERYGFVWSTSAIVWGASILLFFERTPQVNQFMSWLIVAGVGTFPLNGLALHPPLLKRYVNTLFITMLGAVLIRLVSINIVEPHFQYGYLMPILPILHWFLLLRAGRHIHETARNSLELLFHNHILIKSLTQQRQAAVAAVAMKNRFLASAAHDMRQPVLALSLYADWLRNEPELVLELAPKIVRATHAVNALFDSMFDLARIDSGQVRLHIERVDVSELLHDLELQYRPVAESRGLDFRVHVTEGSFLTDPIRVRRMIGNLLANAIKYTTDGGVLLASRQTREGMRIEVWDTGIGIAPEHLRDVFLEFYKVADHAGTSDGFGLGLAIVARLSHVLGHPISVRSRLGSGSVFRVALHDADEAVAQARVSASGGG; encoded by the coding sequence ATGGCCAATGCGTCGATCACGAGCGTGACACCGGTTCCGGCTTCGGCCGACGAGGCCGAATCGTGGGTTCGTGGCGAGTTGATCCGCAGCCTGATGCGGTCCGCACGCGGCTCCTACATCGTCTCGGCGGCGCTCATGCCGTTGATGGTGGGCCTGAACTGGAGCTACATACCTCACCGGGAGCTGCTCACGTGGCTTGCCTTCGGCCTTGTTGCCACGGCTTTCCGCGCGTGGGGCGCCAGGGTCTATGCGGTGCGCTACGCCGGCCGGAGCGCAGCGGCGCAGCTGCAGTTCACCGAGCGCTACGGTTTCGTGTGGAGCACCAGCGCCATCGTGTGGGGCGCGTCGATCCTGCTGTTCTTCGAACGCACGCCGCAGGTGAACCAATTCATGAGTTGGCTCATCGTGGCCGGCGTGGGCACGTTTCCGCTCAACGGGCTGGCGCTTCACCCGCCGCTGCTCAAGCGCTACGTCAACACGCTGTTCATCACCATGCTCGGGGCGGTGCTGATCCGTCTGGTGAGCATCAACATCGTGGAGCCGCATTTCCAGTACGGCTACCTGATGCCGATCCTGCCGATCCTGCATTGGTTCTTGCTGCTGCGCGCGGGCCGCCATATTCACGAGACGGCGCGCAACAGCCTGGAGCTGCTGTTCCACAACCATATCCTGATCAAGTCGCTCACGCAGCAGCGGCAGGCCGCGGTGGCTGCCGTGGCCATGAAGAACCGTTTTCTTGCGAGCGCGGCGCACGACATGCGGCAGCCGGTGCTGGCGCTGTCGCTCTACGCCGATTGGCTGCGCAATGAGCCCGAACTGGTGCTGGAGCTTGCGCCCAAGATCGTTCGGGCCACGCATGCGGTGAATGCGCTTTTCGATTCGATGTTCGATTTGGCTCGTATCGATTCAGGCCAGGTGCGGCTGCACATCGAGCGCGTGGACGTGTCCGAGCTGCTGCACGACCTCGAACTGCAATACCGTCCGGTTGCCGAAAGCCGCGGGCTCGATTTTCGGGTGCATGTGACGGAAGGCAGCTTTCTTACCGACCCGATCCGCGTGCGCCGCATGATCGGCAACCTGCTTGCGAACGCCATTAAGTACACCACCGATGGCGGCGTGCTGCTCGCCTCGCGGCAGACGCGCGAAGGCATGCGCATCGAGGTGTGGGACACCGGCATCGGCATTGCCCCCGAACACCTGCGCGACGTTTTCCTGGAGTTCTACAAGGTGGCCGACCATGCCGGCACATCCGACGGCTTCGGCCTGGGCCTGGCCATCGTCGCCCGGCTCTCCCACGTGCTTGGCCATCCCATCAGCGTGCGCTCCCGCCTGGGCAGCGGCAGCGTGTTCCGCGTTGCACTGCACGACGCCGACGAAGCCGTGGCCCAAGCCCGCGTCAGCGCCTCCGGCGGCGGCTGA
- a CDS encoding L-threonylcarbamoyladenylate synthase, whose product MAQYFEVHPDNPQQRLLKQAATLLQRGEIVAVPTDSSYALACHLDDKDAVDQLRRIRQVDEKHHLTLICRDLSELANYARVDNKQYRLLKAATPGPYTFLLEATKEVPRRVSHPQRKTIGLRVPDHKVLLELLMLHGAPLLATTLIAPGETEALNDAQTIRERFEKQIGAVIDAGACPSQPTTVVDLTPMGTGDDPVVVRQGRGALAVLGL is encoded by the coding sequence ATGGCCCAGTACTTCGAAGTTCACCCCGACAACCCCCAACAGCGCCTGCTGAAGCAAGCCGCAACGCTGCTGCAGCGCGGCGAGATCGTGGCCGTGCCTACCGACTCGAGCTACGCGCTGGCCTGCCATCTCGACGACAAGGACGCGGTCGACCAACTGCGCCGCATCCGCCAAGTCGACGAGAAGCACCATCTCACGCTGATCTGCCGCGACCTGAGCGAACTGGCCAACTATGCGCGCGTCGACAACAAGCAGTACCGCCTGTTGAAAGCCGCCACGCCGGGCCCGTACACCTTCTTACTCGAAGCCACCAAGGAAGTGCCGCGGCGCGTGAGCCATCCGCAGCGCAAGACCATCGGCCTGCGCGTGCCCGACCACAAGGTGCTTTTGGAGCTGTTGATGCTGCACGGCGCACCGCTGCTGGCCACCACGCTGATCGCTCCCGGCGAAACCGAAGCGCTGAACGACGCGCAAACCATTCGCGAGCGTTTTGAAAAACAGATTGGCGCTGTCATCGACGCGGGCGCCTGTCCTTCGCAGCCCACCACGGTGGTCGACCTCACGCCCATGGGCACGGGCGACGATCCGGTCGTGGTGCGGCAGGGCCGCGGCGCGCTGGCGGTGCTTGGACTCTGA
- a CDS encoding DMT family transporter, producing MSQSPGPGTDSAATAALANARAAAQQTRDVESERILAGIGLVLVAVACFATLDTATKTSTAAVPILMGVWFRYAFQAVATTAVLLPKHGTALLRTQHPRYQLLRGALLLASSTLAFLSLRYMPLAEFTSIVLIAPLVITLLAATTLKEHVSALRWVLVAGGFAGTLVILRPGGDAFSWAVLLPIGLVLTNAWFQVLTSKLARTENPLTMHFYTGWVGTLIASLALPFVWTALPSWHWWALLCLMGFMGTVGHFILILAYQRAPASTLTPYLYAQIAFAMLGGWLVFSHVPDRVSLIGISMIAVCGAAGAWLTVRERRVPIEPAES from the coding sequence GTGAGCCAGAGCCCCGGGCCCGGCACCGACAGCGCGGCAACGGCCGCACTGGCGAACGCCCGCGCCGCCGCACAGCAGACGCGCGACGTCGAATCCGAACGCATCCTTGCGGGCATCGGGCTGGTGCTGGTGGCAGTGGCCTGCTTTGCCACGCTCGACACCGCCACCAAGACCTCGACCGCCGCCGTGCCGATTCTCATGGGCGTGTGGTTCCGCTATGCCTTCCAGGCCGTGGCCACCACGGCGGTGCTGCTGCCCAAGCACGGCACGGCGCTGCTGCGCACGCAGCATCCGCGCTACCAGCTGCTGCGCGGCGCACTGCTGCTGGCGTCGAGCACGCTGGCCTTCCTGAGCTTGCGCTATATGCCGCTGGCAGAGTTCACTTCCATCGTGCTGATCGCGCCGCTGGTCATTACGCTCCTGGCGGCAACCACGCTCAAGGAGCATGTTTCCGCGCTGCGTTGGGTGCTGGTGGCGGGCGGCTTTGCCGGCACGCTGGTCATCTTGCGGCCGGGCGGCGATGCATTCAGCTGGGCCGTGCTGCTGCCCATCGGGCTGGTGCTGACCAATGCATGGTTCCAGGTGCTGACGAGCAAGCTGGCGCGAACGGAAAACCCGCTCACCATGCATTTCTATACCGGCTGGGTGGGCACCTTGATCGCCTCGCTGGCGCTGCCGTTCGTGTGGACGGCCTTGCCATCGTGGCACTGGTGGGCGTTGCTGTGCCTCATGGGTTTCATGGGCACGGTGGGACACTTCATTCTTATCCTTGCCTACCAGCGCGCGCCGGCTTCCACGCTGACGCCCTATCTTTATGCCCAGATCGCCTTTGCCATGCTGGGCGGCTGGCTTGTTTTTTCGCACGTGCCCGACCGGGTTTCGCTCATCGGCATTTCGATGATTGCGGTTTGCGGGGCGGCCGGCGCCTGGCTCACCGTGCGGGAACGCCGCGTGCCTATCGAGCCTGCGGAATCGTAA
- the serS gene encoding serine--tRNA ligase, translated as MLDITLLRKDLASAVAGLEKRKKNQPYLDVSAFTALEAERKTLQTRTEEIQARRNTLNKQIGPLKAKGESVDTLMAEVNALKAEQESQSKRLDEIQPELHALLLAVPNLPHASVPVGEDETGNVEMRRWSPQGGAGANATPLAFTPKDHVDLGAPLGLDFEMGAKLSGSRFSVMKGPIARLHRALAQFMLDTQTEKHGYAECYVPYIVNAATLSGTGQLPKFEGDLFAAKKGGQDGEPAPDHSALYLIPTSEVPLTNFVRDEVVAESQLPIKLTAHTPCFRSEAGSAGRDTRGMIRQHQFDKVEMVQIVHPEKSYDALEQMTGHAEAVLQALELPYRVVLLCTGDMGFGSTKTYDLEVWLPAQNTYREISSVSNCEAFQARRLQARFKNAQGKNELVHTLNGSGLAVGRTLVAVLENHQNEDGSINVPAALRPYLGGLEVLRA; from the coding sequence ATGCTCGACATCACCCTGCTCCGCAAAGATTTGGCCTCCGCTGTGGCCGGCCTCGAAAAACGCAAGAAGAACCAGCCCTACCTCGACGTATCGGCGTTCACCGCGCTCGAGGCCGAACGCAAGACGCTGCAAACCCGCACCGAGGAAATCCAGGCCCGCCGCAACACGCTGAACAAGCAGATCGGCCCGCTCAAGGCCAAGGGCGAATCGGTCGATACGCTGATGGCCGAAGTCAACGCGCTCAAGGCAGAGCAGGAATCGCAATCCAAGCGCCTGGATGAAATCCAGCCCGAACTGCACGCCTTGCTGCTGGCAGTGCCCAACCTGCCGCACGCCAGCGTGCCGGTCGGCGAGGACGAAACCGGCAATGTCGAAATGCGCCGCTGGAGCCCCCAGGGCGGAGCCGGCGCCAACGCCACGCCGCTGGCCTTCACGCCGAAAGACCATGTGGACCTGGGCGCACCGCTGGGGCTCGACTTTGAAATGGGCGCCAAGCTCTCGGGCTCGCGCTTTTCCGTCATGAAAGGGCCGATTGCCCGGCTGCACCGCGCGCTCGCGCAGTTCATGCTCGACACCCAGACCGAAAAGCACGGCTATGCCGAGTGCTACGTGCCCTACATCGTCAACGCCGCCACGCTCAGCGGCACCGGCCAGTTGCCCAAGTTCGAGGGTGACCTGTTCGCCGCCAAGAAGGGCGGCCAGGACGGCGAGCCCGCGCCCGACCATTCGGCGCTCTATCTCATTCCCACCAGCGAAGTGCCGCTGACCAACTTTGTGCGCGACGAGGTGGTGGCCGAGTCGCAATTGCCGATCAAGCTGACGGCTCACACACCGTGCTTCCGCTCCGAAGCCGGCAGCGCCGGCCGCGACACCCGCGGCATGATCCGCCAGCACCAGTTCGACAAGGTCGAGATGGTGCAGATCGTGCACCCCGAAAAGAGCTACGACGCGCTCGAACAGATGACCGGCCATGCCGAAGCCGTGCTTCAGGCGCTGGAGCTCCCGTACCGCGTGGTGCTGCTGTGCACCGGCGACATGGGTTTTGGCTCGACCAAGACCTACGACCTCGAGGTGTGGCTGCCGGCGCAGAACACCTACCGCGAAATCAGCTCGGTTTCGAACTGCGAAGCCTTCCAGGCCCGCCGCCTGCAGGCCCGTTTCAAGAACGCACAGGGCAAGAACGAGCTCGTCCACACGCTCAACGGCTCCGGCTTGGCCGTGGGCCGCACGCTGGTCGCGGTGCTGGAAAACCACCAGAACGAAGACGGCTCGATCAACGTGCCCGCGGCGCTGCGGCCCTACCTGGGCGGGCTGGAAGTGTTGCGCGCCTGA